A region of the Onychomys torridus unplaced genomic scaffold, mOncTor1.1, whole genome shotgun sequence genome:
ACCCCCTCCTTCCCATTTAAGAGACCTAGGACTGCCTACATAGCCAGAAAGCTGTCTCAGTTCTGTTCACTTActcatccttctcagatctgatggtgtttgGTGACCAGGATTTGCCAGTTTTACATCTCTCCCCTAACACTTGGTATCTCATTAATAAGTTTTCTGTAAAAGTACAGGCAGGtgtgcctcattcacagactccATGTTACATGATAAAACTGGTTTCAAATGTAACTTCAGAGGTTCAAAAGTTTAACATTGATAAATGCAGTTTTGGTAAACTGATAGATCACTGACTACAAACAGTCTAGGGAGTCCTTAAATTTCTGTGGATTTATAATTACCAGCTTTTAGGAGACAGGTTAGTATTGGAGAGGTTAGGGAACTgccctcctccttcactcactcaaccaCTTCCATTCAATCAGTTTCCTCTTGTTATAGATTTAAAGATATGTTCATgctttttaacccaaagccatagcaTTTGCTGTGACGCTaagatgtaaatctgttccagttgttttacaGACACTTGCAGGTCCCTGCACAGATTGACCCTTCCTGCCAGAGTTGTGCCAAGGCCAGACTCTCAAAGACCCTCTAGATACACTACCAGCTACTGTAGCAACTGAGGATGCCAACCAGGAAATACTGGCAGTTTAACTTCACCCACATGCCCACTCATAAAAACTCTGTTATCTCCCAACTTGCTGTCACTTTCACAGGATGGATAAAGGTATTTCCCACCTCCAGATAAAtagcagatgtgatggctcaaGTACTCAGGAAGAACATATCATCCCTCAGTTTACTGCTGGTATCCCCTTTCCAGGCTCAATTGGGCACCTACCCAGCAACTGGAGCCGagttttccaagatgtcccaataAAGAACATATCTGTTCTCGTGTCTCACTCATTCACACTTGCCTCTTCCATACAGCCAGGGCACTTCCCTGTCCCATGCTTTCTAGCACCTGTCAATCTAGCCCCATTCATAGGACCAACGCTGTTGTTTCTCCTAGCAATCTGCCTTGTCAActccctcaaggaacagatgcctgaggACTCCACTATGACAGCTAACTAAGTGCTTCTTTGCTTACAGCTCCCATCATGCATGACATCAACCTCCAACTTCCCATTCCCACTTTGCCCCTTGTCAGCAGGAAGTGGTTGTAAGAAATCAGTGCCCTTACTTCCCCCATTTGCAATCTATAACTcccctttttataataatcaaaaggGGAGggatgttagcattcagacctaCTTCTTGGAATCCTGGCCAACAAGCAGATAATACCCTGGCCTGCCCAGCATCCTGATGCTATCCTGTTAAATTATTATCCTGAGCAAGTAGGCTTGGAGAGGGGTTAGAAACCCATTATAAAgcaatttctataaaataaaaatggaagtatGGAAATTAATGGAACAATATGTCTTTTTAATTCTAGATATGCAGAGACTGGAATGAACTGCTAACCAGGGCAGAAAGAGGGTGTTTAAAGTGAACCTCGGAATGGGCACATCACCCTGAACCCACTTGATCTCATTTAAGGAGAGTTTTGGTTTCTGCTTAGGATTGTTTTGAATCCAAATATTGGCAGGAGTCAGAGCCTCATATTGTTACTGCTcatggccatgtcagaggagcagccagTGGCACTTGAAATAGGGATTTCAGCCCACCAGGAAGCAAGGCACTGATGTATGAATCTCAGATACAGCTGTGGCTTCAGAATGTCTTTAGTTActgctgtgtctttacatgtttgctgctaccatttttttctgatattggTACAATGTGAATGGGCACACGGGGATCCTTACTGCATTTagtgtagtgtgattatctcatggatATATCCTGTTCTACTGcacatttttacctgtggatttttatgaagatgatttcatTTTAAGCTGTACCGTTTAGTTGAAGTAATAATATGTTATTATACAAtataatagtgttagtttaaatagaattttaattattaagGGTTTCTAACAAATatagtaagggattatgatagGGAAAATTTAATATAGGTAAAGATAGGATATAGTGTTGTCTCTCCCCTGGTAAAGCAGGGGCTATAGAggacagaaaataagaacaaggaaatgtcacacagctagtACTTACGAGTTTCTCTGGAGGAGCCATACAGAGAGTGGCTTaagttaatgattaaggaaaacagtaGAGTCCCAAAATTAGCTCTTTTTGATAGTGGGAAATGTGTTCATGGATTTTggtgtgcatcatagctaaaacaaagttttaaataatgacttcatgtaactagaaaacaaagaattggatGGTTAGTTGAGATAATTAGACTGGActctaaaatatgaaaagtgaAACCAGTAATCTGTTTTTCTGCCAATTATAAAGACTATTGCCTATGTAAGCGGTTATAGGTGAAAGACTCTTGATCTATAAGAAGTCTAAAAGATGAATGTTTAagtgtatgtgggttcttggggataatttgttttccacttgtaatatataaaatgtttaatcatttaagggatatggaaaatatgctggtttttacttgtattcactgtaatcattcacttaaaaatagaatgtaaccacattgtaattcttatattgcttgaaagattctgCTGTGGTATATAggctgtaagggaaaaaataaagacacacagaaggaaaacacTAGGAAAGATATATTTAGAAGTAAAGATCTAGAAGGAAGAGATCAGGAAGTAGAtggaaggaagtcatcaggaaagagaaaggggagtaTCAGAGTAGaagaacagaacaacaacaacaaaaagaacagagcagaacaagcaacagaaagaataataaaataaaagttttatccttcagaaaagaagtctgtgtgtttttctctctgaCTCTGCATCTCTTTCCCAGTCTCTCTGACTTGCAGAAGGCTGGACCCTCTGCATGTTATCAGACATCTTTCTCCCTTTGAACAGTGTTCTTTTAACCCTTGTAAGCAAAGTTTTCTTTTGGCCAGTGTTGCCTTTATAGCTAGATCCAGTAACCTGGGAACACTGGCATAATCTGTTTCTCAATCCACAGAACACTCAGGGCCAGCTTCAGCTCTCTTCCATGTTTCATGTATTTCTAGCATCAGCTTGGTTGTATTGCCCTGGGGTTAAGACACAGGAGTCACATTCTCTCCTGGGTTTGGAAGGAGCAAGTGTTCTTTATTGACAAACTTCCTCATCCCTTCTTTTTTTGGACACTCTGCACTATTGCAGTtactcttcctttctgtccttgtccAGGACTGATGTTTCCTTCCCTGGGTAACCTGATCATAATTCATTTCCCAACCTTTTGGGATCAGTATACTTTACACATGTGACAGGTGTCCCAGGGATCACTTTATCTTCACTAACTAGGGTTCCTGCTGCTTCTGAACTCTGAGATTTGAATTATTTATGCTTGAAGGGTTCAGCTCTGCATTAGTAGTAAGATGGTTTCTAGATTCAGTGTGTGTGCTTCTAATTCAggatttctttcttgttgttgATAAAATCATGTTAGTTTCACCTGGGGCTCCAGTGAGGTTCAGTTTACATTTGAACAAAAGTCCTCTTGTCCATTCTGAAATTCAGTGCTCACCATTACAGGAGTCCATTTCAGAATGTGTGGACATTTTATTGCAGTGATTAGGGTGGCAATGGGGTAAATCTTTTGTGATTCTGGACAgcacaacacattttttttttttatctataacCTATGGATCCACATCATGTGCTAGATACAGATTTCTTTTGTCTTGCATTTATTTGGAGACTCAGCTTCTTGTAGCTAACCCTGTGTACTTTGTAAGTGAGAGGAAATGGAACTTTTAAAAGCTCATGTCTATTTCAAAAGGTTGAAATAAGAATAATAGTGTCCAGGTCAGTTGTGACTAAGGGATAAGATGGAGAGTGAATGAATAATCCTGTCAAGTTGTAGATCCTCCCAAGCAATGGAATTTAACAGAAGCGGGTAGAAATAATTGTTTGATCGCCATGGAGAAATGCCTCTGTTTCAAGGAGGGACCTTCATCACAGGTCCTTTAATAAATAAAGgaggtgtggtgtgtgcacaggaAAATAACCAGAACAATGGCTTCCCttatacaaagaaaaaagcaagtcTATTTCAGAAGTCTGGCTCCTGAACACTATTATTTATGAGtagtaaaaacaagaaagaaaatagtccACCAAATGAAGTCAGAACTGGCTGGATATGTGTAAAGGTAACTGAAATTACCTTTACCTAACATGGCATATTTACCTTTACATAACATAATATGgtattttcaaagattttatgCCCATGTGACTTTTATGAACCACAGTTAATCTCAGTGATTATTATTGGGGATAGCTCCTCAATTACATCAAAACATTCTAAAATGaacatgtgatttttcttttataacactGAGTGCCTGTTTGTCATGAAATCTTGCACATCTTAAACATATGAAACACATGAAAGCCTTCTTTACTTAAGACCCAAAACTGTCTTATCTTCAAGGGAAAGACCTGGCATCTCAACCTCTACTTGCTGCTAGCAACTCTGAGATCCTCATCTCTCAGGACTCTTGAGGCTTGAAagcagctatttttttttccttctttttacacATGTTAGCAGTCCTCCCCAGTTCAGctactcccttttctttttctttccagctttAGCAAACTTCTGGCAACAAAAGAAGCAACACTTCATGATGATGAACATCACAGTCAGCACACAGGCGAGCAGGAATCCAAGCACATCCAGAGAGTGGTACTGGAACCAGGTGAGGTCATGTGCTGCCACACGAAGGTGCTTGGCTCCTTTGTTGCGCATGACAAACTCAATCCAGAAGACAGCTCTGTCCAGGGGCTTCATAGGTTGATCATGTTGGATTCTTGATAGCCGCATGGCATTCTCTTTATACCTGAAGGGACAATGTGtacaactaaaattaaaatgaaactaaTCTTCAGAGCTACCTAATATTTGTTGGTTTTGGGAAAAGCCCCCAAAGTGACTCGAAATTAACCAAATAGATTTGCTGTGTTTTATCAGGCAGCATGGAGGACAGTTGAGGGACAGGATGGACAGTTTAGTGTCAGGGAAAAGAGTCTGAGTGGCAAGGAGGAGAGTTGAGAGAGTCTCGTGTAGCACAAGTTTGTTCTGAACTTGGTGTGTAGGTTACACTGGccttaaatatatttaatgaaccGCTCTATCCACTTTCCAGCTGATGAGATTACCAGTATCCACTGGCACCTCAGTTAAAGTGCTAGTTCTGTTTTTGCTTTATTCCCATAAAATAGTAATTCTTAATTGGAATTTTTGAAGTCCAGCTATATTTTCAAATTGGCAAGAGATCCTTAGTAATGAGAGCTGAATCTTTTTCATGTGAGGAACATGTAACATATGCTATACGTCCAATAAGTGAAGCAGACATATGATTGTCTTAAGCATCACAGGGTAAGGTGTCATGCTGGATATCTCCCCTCCAGGTTCagtttctcttctcccacctctgTTTTCTAATTTCAATCTGTAACTACATTTATGTTTGAAAACACTTTCTGAAGTGTGATTCCTCCTTGCCCAGAACTTCCACCAGAATtcaacaaaatgaaactaaaatccAATTCTGCAACCAGGCATGGAGACTGTGTCTATAACAACCAACATCATTTCCTCCTGTTGTTTTGCCTCTGGATATTCTGATTAGGTACATCTGTCTTCTGGTAAACCTTGAGGCTACTAATGATGTTCCCGGAGTATGTTATGATTTTAATATTGTCTCTCATGCCAGTGTGCTTGTTTTTAATCTCATTGTCCAGGCCTTAATATAAATTTCAACTAACATGGACTCTTTGTTGACATCACTGGCTTACAGTGAGACTTGATATTAATTTTATGACCTAAACTATTCTAAAGGCTTTTGAGATGTCATAAAATGAATCTAGAACACATTTTCTCAAAGCTAGTCACTACAGCTTCTATTGCAGGGTTGGTAGAACATGCCTTttatctgagcacttgggagtcagagtcaAGAGGATCTTTCTGAATTTGAAACCAGCTCAGAATTAAAAAATGAGATCCTgtttaaaaaatgatagaaataagataaaatttcacCAAAAGTTTCATAGTTTCAGAAAATGTGGACAAACATTTAAACATTCTTTCATAATTACTTCATTATGCATAttctattattatatttataatgtacTTGCTACCAGTAGatgtatatttgaaatattatttatgtatatgcagaGAATTTTCAGACTAATCATTTCTCATATGAGGTCAAATATGAATTAAGTATCTTTATTATTGAAAACAAGTACATATTTcagatatgaaaaataatttgaagttTTTCACTATTATTCTCCTTCAAATGGGTTTAAAATcaatatgatgatgatgatgataatctttctatcaatatttttaaagaggtaGTTACATACATCAAGCATGATgacacatatttttaatcccagcacatagaaggctgaagcaggcagatctctatgagttcaggttCAGTCTTGTGGTTATACagtgagaccccatttcaaaaaagaaaaataaaaacccaaacataaAATAGTTATACTCACGAAGAATCATTAATGATGGTCCTCAAGGCAGTGAGAAGGTCTGTAGTTGACAGTGTGTTGAAGTCCACTCTAACAGCTGCTCCCTTGGCTACCATGTGATTAATATTATCAGGTTGATCCGCAAACAGTGGGATACCAACAATAGGAATGCCGTGATAGATCGCCTCATAGATGCCATTGGTCCCACCATGAGCTACAAAAGCTTTGGTTTTTGGATGACCTACAAttagaatgatttttaaataatcactgattaacatattaaaaagaagTGAAATATGAGGGTCCCAAAGGGAGTGTTTGTAGAAAATACGTTATAGCCACAAATTTTCAGTGGAACTGCTTTGGACTTTCATAGCAAGAAGCTCTTAAGTGAGCTGGAGAAGTAAGAGAAGACTATTTGGAAGAAGTAGTATGTGTCTCGAGAActgcaaaatgaaaacaagatcaccacataagaaaatgaaaggaagattGTGGGTAAAAGATCCAGTGGAAAAGAATCCACATGGTTAGGTTTATAGTACCAGTTATGAATTTCCCTTGGTGCTCTGAACATAGAGAAGAACCTTCAACTGACACTTTTCTAAACTGATGTCATTCCTCATTGCATTTGAAATCCTTACCTTATACCCACATGTATGCGTAGTTCTCATTCCccatcaaataattttattttttgaagcactcagagaccattacagaatgCCAAAGttgtcaaaatacagagaacaactgaccTTGGGTATGAAGCTCCAAATGATACATCTAAAACAGGAACCCCCTATATAGATGGCTCCAgaaacatttcagaagagggggtggaaataTGGTAAGAATCAAAGGACAAGGGAATCTGCTTTGAGATTGTGTCTTCATACAGCACAGGGAGACTGCAGTCATTGAATCTCGACTTTATGGTGGCCTAAGCAAGGTCAGTACAATAAATATACCAGTTGACATGGCAATGTAAAGGCAGAAAATGTTACAGTGCCTTGTCCCCAGGTGAAGAGGCACAGACATGTAATGACTGCTGAGAATCAGTTTTTCCCAGGAATGACCTCAAatttgttatccaataccaatgTTGAGTCCACAAACACAATAGGGAAACTAGATAGAtttagcaggttgtatttatatatccatatgtatgtatatatgcaataataataaccaatgagaaagagaaaaaaaggagttAATGGAAGGAAGAGGGTGCATATGAAAAGAGTTAAGATAAACGGAATTGATGGTTTAATTTGactaaaatatattatgtgaaatttatttattaaaataccaCATTAAAACCCAGAAGACAAGTAGACTATTTATACAGAAATGGTTGTGACACCAGGTCTGGTGTGTAGTGTATAGTCACTAGGATAGTAGATTGTGGAATCTAAGGCCAATCAAGCTACAATTCACCATGAAATACATTAGCACTTTGTGGTAAAGATTTGTTTGCATAGAAAATAGAGTTAGTGCAACAGGGTGGGTTAAGATTCTCAGTGGCTTTGGAAATATTCCTGTAGTAGaataaacaataatgaaaaattaagaaacaagaGACAAACTGGCAATTCATAGAGTCCCTGGACAATTCTTAGGGTAGTTATTACAGCTGACCTGAAGATATTCAGATTCTAGACATAGAGAAGATGATTTTGAATAACAGGATGACAGAATTTATAGGTAGCTATTTTCCATTctgtatttatgaaaataaatatacataaatttgatttgtttttgactGTCCTCAAGATCTGTTGCtccctttgtgtttttttttttttttttttactttattgacCTCTGTCTTACCAAGAAGGTCATTCTGGGGGATCCACTTGTATAGCCGAGTATTGGATCCTAAGGTCTCTGGTTTCTTACCATCAAATCTCCACAGAACCTGTTACACACAGAAAGTACCTTATTCAATTACAGAAATTCAAAAGCTTTGGTATATTTTGATTCTGGAGAACTGAGAttattcagttgaacattatccAGTGATTGCTAATGAAATTAAGAGAGGGGATTTTAAAATAGCATGAGATGTTAGAAGactgaaataaataatatattttctgtacataGCTTTATAATAACTCGAGCTTTATATTTAATCATGCTAATTTATATAGGTCTAATGATTAATGACAAATTCAAGCATACATGAAAATTTTAGGCAGTTAATGTAATTCTGAATGGGTATACTATAGATGTTTAGTAACAATTTATgattatgtatatattacatatgattctatcttttattttacaaatttaatattaatttgtatatttttgagtCATGGGCACATAATTTTACCTATATTTCCATCTTCCCTAGTCAACTCAGTATAATAAGTTTATTTTTGATACTAAAAATATCATATTAATATAGTTTACTATTCTGAGAAATAATTAGTTTCTTACTAGGAAGCATATTTACTTTGTTTCAGATGAAACTTTAAGGACTGCCCaaggaaaaaaagtcaataaGAAAATTTGAAGCATGATTTCAATTGCTTTAAATACAATTCATTTTTAGTGCCAAACTGAATTGTGAAATACAAGCAAttctcacaaataaatacaaactgtTCATCTTAACTTTCTAAATACTCTGTGTTTCATAAAATAAGTTTACATAAAAAAGTTATCTTCacgccagacggtggtggtgcatacctttaatcccagcacttgggaggcagaggcaggcagatctctgagttcgaggccagcctggtctacaaagtaagttccaggaaaggtgcaaagctacacagagaaaccctgtcttgaaaaaccaaaaaaaaaaaaaaaagttatcctCATGAACAGGACAAACTGTTATCAAGTACTAGAGTAAACGCAGCTCCCAAACAGCCAAAGAGTGgtgcttttaaaaagtgagtCAACCATACAAAAATGTATGGAGTCAGGAGCTTCTAGATTCTTCTTATGGTTACTGACTTACATCTAACTCCATCTTAAATTCCATGCTTTTTCACCAACCAGAAAAAGAGGTTCACTTGATGTGCTAGAAGCAGAGTTCCTGTAGATGCGATCATAATTTTATCATCTTGGGCTCATTTCAGGGTCAGGACCTGTTTTCACCATCCTTTCTCTGTTATTTTCCTACATCAGCCTTTGGGAAGAAGAtatttcccccttctttctttacaaacatttgtgtttcattgtatgtatgtgggtgttttgcctgcatgtaattCTGTGCATTACAAGTACACCACCTGGAAGCCTGAAAAATgtattagatctcctggaacttgagttgGGGACAATTGTGAGCTAGTATATAAGTGTTAGCAATCAAACccaggctctctggaagagcagcctgtgttcataaccacagagtcatctcaccagctccagtatatttctactatttctttcctctttctctcccttccttccatcctttctttttcttctcccttttttgaGATATTAAAAGCTTGGGAATCACCAGGAAGTATAAACTGGCTTTAAATGTGAGAAAAAAGACCCACTCTGGTCTCTAAGAGCCAGGATGGAAGCTATGCCCAGCCATGCATggatgtaattataatctttcAGATCATGATGTCAATCAGAACCAGACTAATATTTTATCCCgagcaatttaaaattttcttttaaaatggtgTTAGAGATGAATAGGAAAGAGACCATCCTTTTACTTTTCACACAGGAATTTTTTGCTATTTAAATCCTTTCAAAGTTCAATAGACTTATAATACAATTGTCCACCTAGTGGACACTTTCTCTCACCTTTTGTGGAATCTGGGCAAGAGCAGATGCAACTATATTGGCCTTTTCATCTGTTAAGTTTCTAACCATTGAACCCAGAGAAAATACCACAACACCATGTTCTCCAGAGCTCTGAACAAAGTCTTCCATTTCCTACAAAGAGAGATGTGACATCGCAAATGAATGGCAGTATAGGAAGGATCGCGACAAACTTTATGAGTGGAAATCATATAATaactgtgtagtgggtagccatcccagcattggcctggaagttccaacccccattgaggcttcggtaaaggtcacgcccacaaggcagggctgagggaggaagctgaagactcaggattgagaggagagctcttgcttggttctgggaccctgaacgctggaggtagaccaagcagagttctccagagagcaccaccggactgcaccatacctttgccagatcctataacctatcccttcatttgtaagttaccccacaaaataaacctcccatttaactacatggagtggccttaataattttaccaatataaCTGGAATTATTTTAAGAAGGTCAGTGGTTCTATTGCCTCAGTACTCAATATTCATTGAGAGTATATTTGTGCTACAATCCAACTgaccaaaataagtaaattagatataaaaatgtaatgttaCCAGAGATATTCCTGAAATGTAGATGATCATtaggaagtatttttaaaacaacacaaagaggaggcagaaagattgtaaaagccagaaggaatGGATGGCAtcccagtgtcttccagacacagtaaGACTGATGAAtgtataaactcacagagactgtggcaacatgcATAAGACTGTAAAAGTCCAAGCCAGAcaaggtcccagcactgagagctGAAAATAGACATGGACTTCCATTTCTAACTAAGaggctatttgcaattgatacctgatAGCAAAGGGGAaaatcaactctctctctctctctattggAATGTCACTGGGTAAATCAGTCATATCCCAGAGCAAAACCCATGCCCAGGACTACTtgatcaacacaaaacaaatcccatgattttttttcttttgtgggctttgtctttccctttgttttgattgggcatgttttGGTGTAACTGATTTTTAAgtcattgttttgattttcatttttgtggtttctgtctctgtctctgtctctgtctctctctctctctctcacacacacacacacacacagagagagagagagagagagagagagagagagagagagagagagagacaggcagacaggcaggcagaaagacaaagagaacataaagtacatttgggtatgggtagggaggtgggtaTGATCTGGCAGAAGACAATcataatgttttatttgaaaaaagttttggaatgaataaaaattccaATTTTTTCCAGTATGTAATTGTGACAATCCCTTGCAAAGTTCATATACACACTGGCATATGTCTTCATCTACTTATTGCTATGATTTAAATCTATATTAATGGCCAGGCCATGGCAGTGTAtgcctttgagtttgaggccaacatgatctacagagcaagatcaggacaggcagcaaaactacaaggagaaaccctatctcgaaaaacaaaacaaaacaaaaatctatattaaaatctgttataaatgtcttttaataaaCTCCAAGTctgcttcaaaagaaaaagaaaatcaatatgcTAACACATCTGgaaatcttaaagaaatgaaaaaaactgAGGATATAAGAACTTCATTGTAAACACACACAACAGTAATGAACAATGAGCAAAGAACATTTGTTACAAACCCAAACACTGCATACTAAGTACATTCAATGTTGAATGCTCTCCAACTATAAGaaatacaggggttggggatttagctcagtggtagagtgcttgcctagcaagcgcaaggccctgcatttgatcctcagctccacaaaaaaaaagaaagaaatacataataCAATTGCTACCCAAGTAGCTCCATAAAGTGGAAAGAGAAGGAGTATTTGTGAAGCTTTCTATTAAGCTAGAATTTTTCTGTTGTTACAATttggtaaacaacaacaaaaacaaaaacaaaacatacgaATCTGCACTGCGACACTAATAGCTCCCAGCATAGACATCTAACGTTTACTGGATGATACACTAATTTATACCTACAAGCACCTTTATAGATAGAAAGTGCCACCAGGTAAGGAGTTACCAGATAATGCGCTTCTCATACATTAATTACTCCGTTGAGAAGAAACTAGGCATAACACATTGACACTCATTATGTACTCATGTAATATACTCGGATATGTATGGATTTCCAGGATTTTTGTGGTGTATTATTTTTTAGTACTGGGGAATAAACCACCCACACCCCTAGCCTTTCTATCATGATCTTGAGCACAGACAATCTTCGTGACCTACATGGACAGTGCAGTAGGACCATAGGAGAAATcagattttaaataaagaaatcaatagtGGCAGCTGAGGAAATGGGGAATGCTTGGACCATCAAACGTTATGAGTGGAGTTAGGTCCTTGGGTGTCCAGCCACCAGCgtaaaagaacaaacaaagcaTCTTAGTCAGTATTCTGGGTATAGCTGAGGAAGAGAcgcatgaccaaaggcaactcttataaatcaGTGGAGGTGAAGACATTTGTTGAGACATAGGACTACGTGCTATCAAGTGGTTAAACAACATGAGGGATTTAAGTTCATAATAGTATAATTATCAACTCAGCGGTCGTATAAGTGGAATGTCCTAGAAGTAGCAACACAAGTACAAAGACGACGGAACACTAGAACAAGTAGGCACACTGGATGAGACGCTATATGATAATCTCGAAGTCCACAAAATAAGACATGGGaatgacagacagatagacataaCTAGTCACATGGTCCCTCGATTAGTGGGACTATATTAGAGAACCTCAAAGTCCCAATCCACCAAAAGTAGATGTACACATTGATGTAGTTCTGCCGAACAGACCATTCTCACAACGAA
Encoded here:
- the LOC118575878 gene encoding UDP-glucuronosyltransferase 2B1-like — protein: MTTVLAFTSIGQSVICDQLHNCYSTSLIKLRAHTHDPAQTGHVVCATDLHMARQRGSVFGDAQEEMEDFVQSSGEHGVVVFSLGSMVRNLTDEKANIVASALAQIPQKVLWRFDGKKPETLGSNTRLYKWIPQNDLLGHPKTKAFVAHGGTNGIYEAIYHGIPIVGIPLFADQPDNINHMVAKGAAVRVDFNTLSTTDLLTALRTIINDSSYKENAMRLSRIQHDQPMKPLDRAVFWIEFVMRNKGAKHLRVAAHDLTWFQYHSLDVLGFLLACVLTVMFIIMKCCFFCCQKFAKAGKKKKRE